The Dethiosulfovibrio russensis genome window below encodes:
- a CDS encoding aminotransferase class I/II-fold pyridoxal phosphate-dependent enzyme, with amino-acid sequence MDWRKTIPQGLKNTTTELYVNTVEKRSFSVDCALGSSPIGAPYGVVSAFGKTFGEDLSSYVPPSERLTEPVCRFWKGLVSPEELVFANGTDTILVVLAKALGAPGGRILGMAPQFTDAPVHFQLSGCDFKAVNLEGPSYEIDTYRLLEALDDSISLVYIDRPHNPTGQLMSLDDLERIVTAADKRKALVIVDEAYGDFVNESTSCLNLKQDNILCLRSFSKGWGMAGIRGGYGVFRSPFARDLYLRVSPPFTVDALAFAAIPMALDEAGEFLPSMRREVARLKRKTMDTITESPRFSVAKTHPSVSIMMVTYDDRDANLYDMLMKHGIKTAPGSGFLGIGDNSVRLRVPPEDQFEDFRTRWRDMVSSLPR; translated from the coding sequence TTGGACTGGAGAAAGACGATCCCGCAGGGATTGAAGAACACCACCACCGAGCTTTACGTCAACACGGTAGAAAAGAGAAGTTTCTCCGTAGACTGCGCCCTGGGATCTAGCCCTATAGGGGCTCCATACGGCGTCGTATCCGCCTTCGGTAAGACTTTTGGAGAGGACCTTTCGTCTTACGTTCCTCCGTCGGAGAGACTGACCGAGCCTGTCTGCCGTTTCTGGAAAGGTCTGGTGTCTCCGGAGGAGCTGGTCTTCGCCAACGGGACGGACACCATCCTGGTGGTGCTGGCCAAGGCTCTGGGGGCCCCGGGAGGACGAATCTTGGGCATGGCTCCACAGTTCACCGACGCCCCGGTCCATTTTCAGCTTTCCGGATGCGACTTCAAAGCGGTGAATCTGGAGGGACCCTCCTACGAGATAGATACATACCGGCTACTGGAGGCTCTGGACGATTCGATATCGCTGGTCTACATAGATCGTCCACACAATCCTACGGGGCAGCTCATGTCCTTGGACGATCTGGAGAGGATAGTGACGGCAGCGGATAAAAGGAAAGCCCTGGTGATAGTGGACGAGGCTTATGGAGATTTCGTCAACGAATCCACGTCCTGTCTGAACCTGAAACAGGACAACATCCTCTGTCTTCGCAGTTTTTCCAAGGGATGGGGGATGGCCGGCATAAGGGGAGGATACGGGGTATTTCGATCTCCCTTTGCAAGGGATCTCTATCTGAGGGTCAGCCCTCCCTTCACCGTGGACGCACTGGCTTTCGCAGCCATACCTATGGCACTGGACGAAGCCGGTGAGTTTCTACCGTCCATGAGACGGGAGGTCGCCAGGCTGAAGAGAAAGACCATGGACACGATAACCGAGTCTCCCCGGTTCTCCGTGGCCAAGACCCATCCGTCGGTATCCATCATGATGGTGACCTACGACGACAGGGACGCAAATCTCTACGATATGCTGATGAAACATGGGATAAAGACCGCTCCCGGATCGGGTTTTCTAGGTATAGGCGACAATTCCGTAAGGTTGAGGGTTCCCCCGGAGGATCAATTCGAAGATTTCAGGACGAGATGGAGAGACATGGTCTCGTCCCTTCCCAGGTGA
- a CDS encoding FeoA family protein encodes MVKIAMRQMEDNQTGTIAKVRAEGELGRRIRDMGLTPGTTIRIMGRAPLYDPVAIRVGDFTLTLRDSEADYIDVEVEER; translated from the coding sequence GTGGTCAAGATAGCCATGAGACAGATGGAGGATAACCAGACCGGGACCATCGCCAAGGTAAGGGCCGAGGGGGAGCTTGGCAGACGTATAAGGGATATGGGGCTAACTCCGGGAACGACTATTAGAATAATGGGAAGGGCTCCTCTCTACGACCCAGTGGCCATAAGGGTTGGTGACTTTACCTTGACCCTTAGAGACAGCGAGGCGGACTACATAGACGTGGAGGTGGAGGAAAGATGA
- a CDS encoding peroxiredoxin, with product MMENRIPLIGEAMPELKVVTTRGEKTIPNDYAGQWFVLFSHPADFTPVCTTEFVAFQKRYDKFKELNCELIGMSIDQVFAHIKWEQWIEENLDVEIQFPIIADDGTVGKQLGMIHPGKGSNTVRAVFIVDPNGMIRAILYYPQELGRNMDEVLRMVKALQISEKNGVAMPANWPENEIIGDSVIVPPASDVENAKKRLTEYDNFDWWFCHKKLD from the coding sequence ATGATGGAAAACAGAATACCCTTGATAGGAGAGGCTATGCCGGAGCTTAAAGTGGTAACAACCAGAGGAGAGAAGACCATCCCCAACGATTACGCAGGGCAGTGGTTCGTGCTCTTCAGCCACCCTGCGGACTTCACCCCGGTCTGCACTACCGAGTTCGTTGCTTTCCAGAAGAGATACGATAAATTCAAGGAGTTGAACTGCGAACTCATCGGAATGAGCATCGACCAGGTCTTCGCTCACATAAAGTGGGAACAGTGGATAGAGGAGAATCTGGACGTCGAGATCCAGTTTCCCATAATTGCCGACGACGGCACGGTCGGGAAACAGCTCGGCATGATACACCCCGGCAAGGGGTCCAACACCGTCAGGGCCGTATTCATAGTCGACCCGAACGGCATGATAAGGGCGATCCTCTACTACCCTCAGGAACTCGGCAGGAACATGGACGAGGTGCTGCGCATGGTCAAGGCCCTTCAGATAAGCGAGAAGAACGGGGTCGCCATGCCCGCGAACTGGCCGGAAAACGAGATTATCGGAGATTCTGTGATCGTTCCTCCGGCAAGTGACGTTGAAAACGCGAAGAAGAGGCTGACCGAGTACGATAACTTCGACTGGTGGTTCTGCCACAAGAAACTCGATTAA
- a CDS encoding heavy metal translocating P-type ATPase codes for MAHDFVRKIVEGGERSSGGFFFFFIGGSLLIASLFSISIYGYEERTSLLSMGAAVFMGTPLLLRAVRELFEESSEMNELAALGVTATFVSGRFITSATISFVMVLSALLEGRSARGARESLKELLDLKPPKGTVFRDGEWLTVDAEDLVVGDEVRIIPGERLPVDGVVLDGETSINESTITGESLLAGKKSGDEVYAGTVNLTGTVICRVKSVGSETTLGKVQEMISDAEKSRTPVMRMIDRYARWYVPVVMLLSGAVFFVTGDLDRVVSIVVVACPCSILLAGPTAVVALLGVSARLGVLIKDIAHLEVAERITAIVFDKTGTVTTGRLEVTEISPCGFMNEEELLSLACSLERDSSHPVARSLCEKAGFLGLNFLPSEEMKEVHGMGVFGKVRDKSVMVGRRSWLLSFGVDVPDIEDSHFGQSVLYVAVNGVFAGEIFLEDRVKDDVKSSLVEIRNRGVDKIVLLSGDRKTVVERVSQSIGVSFWEFGMLPHQKMDYVTAMKNEGDVVAVVGDGVNDGPALSAGDLSIAMGAAGSGVAISSSSIALMKDDISKIPLVIDLAREALSIMRQNLHFALIAVTLSMILGAVGVLHPIAAAVLHGGTSLTVVFNSARLVRFKGGDGFGV; via the coding sequence ATGGCTCATGACTTTGTTAGAAAGATAGTCGAAGGAGGAGAGCGGTCTTCAGGGGGGTTTTTCTTCTTTTTTATTGGAGGATCTCTTTTGATCGCGTCGCTTTTTTCCATCTCGATATATGGTTATGAAGAGAGAACGTCCCTGCTTTCGATGGGAGCCGCTGTTTTTATGGGAACCCCTCTTCTCTTGAGGGCCGTTAGAGAGCTTTTCGAAGAATCGTCGGAGATGAACGAATTGGCCGCTTTAGGTGTTACAGCTACTTTCGTGTCGGGACGTTTTATAACTTCCGCCACCATCTCCTTTGTTATGGTCCTTTCCGCGCTATTGGAGGGACGTTCTGCAAGAGGAGCTAGGGAGAGCCTTAAAGAGCTTTTGGATCTGAAACCACCTAAGGGAACGGTTTTTCGGGATGGAGAATGGCTTACCGTGGATGCGGAGGATCTCGTCGTAGGAGACGAAGTCAGGATCATCCCGGGAGAGAGGCTCCCCGTCGATGGGGTGGTCCTGGATGGAGAGACCTCAATCAATGAATCGACAATCACGGGAGAGTCTTTGCTGGCTGGAAAAAAGAGTGGGGACGAGGTCTACGCAGGAACGGTCAATTTAACTGGAACTGTAATCTGTCGAGTTAAATCGGTAGGATCTGAAACTACACTGGGAAAGGTGCAGGAGATGATCTCCGATGCGGAAAAATCTCGTACCCCTGTTATGAGAATGATAGATCGTTACGCTAGATGGTATGTGCCGGTTGTTATGCTTCTTTCCGGGGCAGTTTTTTTTGTAACCGGTGATTTGGACAGGGTTGTTTCCATAGTGGTCGTAGCATGCCCCTGTTCCATACTTTTGGCGGGGCCTACCGCGGTGGTTGCTTTACTTGGCGTGTCTGCTCGACTAGGCGTTCTAATAAAGGACATAGCCCATCTCGAGGTGGCAGAGAGGATTACAGCGATAGTTTTCGATAAGACTGGTACCGTTACCACCGGTCGTCTGGAGGTGACGGAAATTTCTCCATGCGGTTTTATGAACGAAGAGGAGCTTCTTTCTTTGGCTTGTTCATTGGAAAGGGACTCTAGTCATCCGGTTGCCAGATCTCTCTGTGAAAAAGCGGGGTTTCTGGGATTGAATTTTCTTCCCTCCGAGGAGATGAAGGAAGTCCATGGAATGGGAGTCTTTGGAAAAGTGAGAGATAAATCTGTAATGGTAGGGAGGCGGTCTTGGCTTTTATCCTTTGGCGTGGATGTTCCAGACATAGAGGACAGCCACTTTGGACAGAGTGTGTTGTATGTCGCCGTGAACGGTGTTTTTGCCGGGGAAATTTTTCTCGAAGATAGAGTGAAGGACGACGTAAAATCTTCTCTTGTCGAAATAAGGAACCGAGGGGTCGATAAGATCGTTCTTCTGTCGGGAGACAGAAAAACGGTTGTTGAGAGGGTTTCTCAGTCTATAGGAGTGTCTTTTTGGGAGTTCGGAATGTTACCTCATCAAAAGATGGATTATGTTACCGCTATGAAAAATGAAGGAGATGTCGTTGCGGTGGTCGGAGACGGGGTCAACGACGGTCCAGCCCTTTCAGCTGGAGATCTTTCCATTGCTATGGGAGCCGCCGGAAGCGGCGTAGCCATCTCTTCTTCATCTATCGCGTTGATGAAAGACGATATATCGAAAATTCCCTTGGTAATAGATCTTGCCAGAGAGGCTCTGTCCATTATGAGGCAGAACTTGCATTTTGCTCTGATAGCTGTGACGTTGTCCATGATTTTAGGCGCTGTCGGGGTTTTGCACCCCATAGCTGCTGCCGTTTTGCACGGAGGAACTTCTTTAACTGTAGTTTTCAACTCTGCCAGATTGGTAAGGTTTAAAGGGGGTGATGGTTTTGGTGTCTGA
- a CDS encoding DMT family transporter, with amino-acid sequence MKLRERSADLVMFLAVFATSTGSIFAKAANAPSLTVAAYRVGLASLVLVPTAFMFRRDEIRSLSSRDWKDTVLSGTALAIHFASWISSLSFISVASCVVLVNTAPLWVAIMAPFLTGERINGKTAAAIAVAISGAVIIGWGDFSSGSEGWKGDLLAVLGAITMAIYLLLGRRVREKVSLLSYVSVCYGTAAVLLWVVVLIGPYRAWGFSSGTWWAFWGMAIIPQLLGHSAYNWALRWVSPSVVSVVLLGEPVCSSVMALFLFGEPLGLKTITGGCLILIGVHMAQRAKKDL; translated from the coding sequence GTGAAGTTAAGGGAGCGAAGCGCCGACTTGGTTATGTTCCTGGCGGTGTTCGCAACGTCTACGGGGTCCATCTTCGCCAAGGCGGCAAACGCTCCGTCCTTGACAGTAGCAGCATACAGGGTCGGCCTGGCCTCTCTCGTTCTGGTGCCAACGGCTTTCATGTTTCGAAGAGACGAGATAAGGTCCCTGTCCTCCAGGGACTGGAAAGATACGGTTCTATCCGGGACGGCGCTGGCGATCCATTTCGCCTCGTGGATATCGTCCCTGAGTTTCATCTCGGTGGCCAGCTGCGTGGTTCTGGTCAACACGGCACCTCTATGGGTGGCGATAATGGCCCCTTTTCTGACCGGTGAAAGGATAAACGGAAAGACTGCCGCCGCTATAGCCGTGGCTATATCCGGGGCCGTGATCATAGGCTGGGGGGATTTCTCCTCCGGCTCGGAGGGATGGAAGGGAGATCTTCTAGCCGTACTTGGAGCGATAACCATGGCCATCTACCTCCTGCTAGGGAGAAGGGTCCGGGAGAAGGTATCCCTGCTCTCCTACGTATCAGTATGCTACGGAACGGCAGCGGTCCTTCTGTGGGTCGTTGTTTTGATAGGACCCTATAGAGCCTGGGGGTTTTCCTCCGGCACGTGGTGGGCATTCTGGGGGATGGCCATAATCCCCCAGCTGTTAGGTCACTCCGCCTATAACTGGGCTCTCAGGTGGGTGAGTCCTTCGGTGGTATCGGTGGTGTTGCTGGGCGAACCGGTCTGTTCGTCGGTTATGGCGTTGTTCTTGTTCGGCGAGCCCCTGGGGCTCAAGACTATAACCGGTGGATGTCTCATACTTATAGGGGTTCATATGGCCCAGAGAGCCAAAAAGGACCTTTAA
- the feoB gene encoding ferrous iron transport protein B, which produces MTTVALAGNPNSGKTTLFNGLTGARQHVGNYPGVTVEHKRGTYNHDGISVEVEDLPGIYSLSAYSAEEEVARDFLIRQTPDVVIDIVDSSNLERNLYLSVQLKEMGLPVCLALNMMDVAESRGMEIDTEKLSSLMRTPVVPIVARKSEGIHEMMNRALEIAGKDPEPFKISYGPDIDPVLDEMARAIDQDPILDEAIRPRWSALKYLEGDETIKISIAERAPELEKKLNGMAETLDSHLRATLDTYAEALIADHRYGYIKSILQQGVLIYRKDREAKSVSDRIDAIVTHRFVGPIVMLAVLGTLYHITFAYSEIPVGWFESFFGWIGSLANDYMSEGPLKSMIMSGVIDGVGGVMGFVPLIFLMFLGISFLEDTGYLARVAFMLDRVFRVFGLHGSSVMPFIISGGIAGGCAVPGVMAARTIKSPKERLATLLTVPFMNCGAKLPVFALLIGVFFPEGETRMMLLITAISWIGAMLAARLLRSTILRGETTPFVMELPTYRFPTFRGLLIHTWERTWQYIKKAGTVILGISILLWAMMTYPGLDEKATVKFENMREKVSKELSQEKQAEILAEIDGIEAQEALRRSYAGRIGTALERVTSFAGFDWRDNIALVGGFAAKEVVVSTLGTAYSLGEIDPEESGGLASIIERSPDWSPLKALALIIFTMFYAPCFVTVVCIAREAGSWKWAAFSMIFNTLLAYLLAVAVYQGGTFIQSIGG; this is translated from the coding sequence ATGACCACCGTAGCCCTAGCGGGAAATCCAAACTCGGGAAAGACGACACTCTTCAACGGTCTGACCGGAGCCAGACAACACGTCGGCAACTATCCGGGAGTGACGGTGGAACACAAAAGGGGAACCTACAATCACGACGGTATATCGGTGGAGGTCGAGGACCTTCCGGGAATATACTCTCTCTCCGCCTACTCCGCCGAGGAGGAGGTAGCCAGGGATTTCCTTATCCGACAGACGCCGGACGTGGTGATCGATATAGTCGACTCCTCCAATCTGGAAAGAAACCTGTACCTGTCGGTCCAGCTGAAGGAGATGGGCCTTCCGGTATGCCTGGCATTGAACATGATGGACGTGGCCGAGTCGAGAGGGATGGAGATAGACACGGAAAAGCTCTCTTCCCTTATGAGGACCCCGGTGGTCCCCATAGTCGCCAGAAAATCCGAGGGAATCCACGAGATGATGAATCGGGCCCTGGAGATAGCAGGAAAGGACCCGGAGCCTTTTAAGATCTCCTACGGCCCCGATATCGACCCGGTTCTGGACGAGATGGCCAGGGCTATAGACCAGGACCCGATATTGGACGAGGCGATAAGGCCGAGATGGTCAGCCCTGAAGTATCTCGAAGGGGACGAGACTATAAAGATCTCCATAGCGGAGAGAGCCCCGGAGCTGGAGAAAAAACTTAACGGCATGGCCGAAACTCTGGACTCCCACTTGAGAGCCACACTGGACACTTACGCGGAGGCCTTAATAGCGGACCATCGTTACGGGTATATAAAATCGATCCTCCAGCAAGGCGTTCTGATATACAGAAAGGACAGAGAGGCCAAGAGCGTGTCCGACAGGATAGACGCCATAGTGACCCACCGTTTCGTGGGCCCCATAGTTATGCTCGCCGTCCTGGGGACCCTTTACCATATAACCTTCGCCTACAGTGAGATACCGGTGGGATGGTTCGAGAGCTTTTTCGGGTGGATAGGATCTCTGGCGAACGATTATATGTCTGAAGGACCGTTGAAATCGATGATAATGTCGGGAGTGATAGACGGGGTCGGAGGTGTTATGGGATTCGTTCCCCTCATATTCCTGATGTTTCTCGGGATATCCTTCCTGGAGGACACCGGATATCTGGCAAGGGTGGCTTTCATGCTGGACAGGGTCTTCAGAGTTTTCGGACTACATGGCAGTTCGGTGATGCCTTTCATAATCTCAGGAGGCATCGCCGGAGGATGCGCCGTTCCAGGTGTCATGGCGGCCAGAACGATAAAGTCGCCCAAGGAACGATTGGCCACCTTACTGACCGTCCCCTTCATGAACTGCGGGGCGAAGCTGCCGGTGTTCGCCCTGTTGATAGGGGTCTTCTTCCCTGAAGGGGAAACCCGAATGATGCTTCTGATAACGGCAATATCGTGGATAGGAGCCATGTTGGCCGCCAGGCTTCTCCGTTCGACGATCCTTCGAGGAGAAACCACCCCCTTCGTGATGGAGTTGCCGACCTACCGTTTCCCTACTTTCCGAGGGCTTCTGATACACACATGGGAGAGGACGTGGCAATATATAAAGAAAGCCGGCACCGTCATCTTGGGGATATCGATACTTCTATGGGCTATGATGACCTATCCCGGACTGGACGAAAAGGCTACAGTCAAGTTCGAGAACATGAGGGAAAAGGTCTCGAAGGAACTGTCTCAGGAAAAACAGGCCGAGATACTGGCAGAGATAGACGGAATAGAGGCCCAGGAGGCCCTGCGGCGTTCTTACGCCGGGCGAATCGGGACCGCTTTGGAGAGAGTGACGTCTTTCGCAGGGTTCGACTGGAGGGATAACATCGCACTTGTTGGAGGATTCGCCGCCAAGGAGGTCGTGGTGTCAACGCTTGGGACGGCTTATTCCCTAGGCGAGATAGATCCGGAGGAAAGCGGTGGTCTGGCATCCATAATAGAGAGATCTCCAGACTGGTCACCTCTCAAGGCATTGGCGCTGATAATATTCACTATGTTCTACGCCCCATGTTTCGTAACCGTGGTGTGCATCGCCAGGGAAGCAGGCTCGTGGAAATGGGCGGCCTTCTCCATGATATTCAACACACTTTTGGCCTATCTGTTGGCGGTGGCGGTCTACCAGGGAGGGACGTTTATACAATCCATAGGAGGGTAG
- a CDS encoding patatin-like phospholipase family protein: MSADLRDAVSKDLKIGLALGGGAARGCAHIGVLRALEEKSIPVGCIAGTSIGAMVGAVYASGGMDHLEELLLKMDLLQLLSYFDVVFPHSGLVDGRKVTELLRGILGDRSFDDLSVPFAAVATDLRDGSEVVLSSGDVIDAVRASIAVPGVFTPFVTDDALLVDGGLVDPVPVNVVRSLGAEFVIAVDLNRYVVGSKQEHRTGGGLRRKKVKKGDGSSLVDSLIDEISSLMNDEEKKKKSKGPGLIDVMVTSINIMESSITENKLKVDSPELLIAPKLGHIRFMEFFRAEEAMEVGYRAAMDLLY; the protein is encoded by the coding sequence CTGCGTGATGCCGTATCGAAAGATCTTAAGATAGGGCTGGCTTTGGGAGGCGGGGCCGCTAGAGGCTGTGCTCATATAGGGGTGCTGCGTGCTCTGGAGGAGAAATCCATTCCCGTGGGATGTATCGCCGGTACCAGCATAGGGGCCATGGTAGGGGCCGTCTACGCTTCCGGAGGAATGGATCATCTGGAGGAGTTGCTTCTCAAGATGGACCTGTTGCAGTTGCTGTCTTATTTCGACGTGGTCTTCCCCCACTCGGGCTTGGTCGACGGAAGAAAGGTTACGGAACTCCTTAGAGGGATCTTGGGCGACAGATCCTTCGATGATCTGTCCGTTCCCTTTGCGGCGGTCGCCACCGACCTCAGGGACGGAAGCGAGGTCGTCCTCTCGTCCGGGGACGTCATCGACGCGGTAAGGGCAAGCATAGCCGTCCCGGGAGTGTTCACGCCGTTCGTCACCGACGACGCCCTGTTGGTGGACGGAGGTCTGGTGGATCCGGTCCCGGTAAACGTGGTTAGATCCCTGGGGGCCGAGTTCGTAATAGCCGTCGACCTCAACCGTTACGTGGTGGGAAGCAAACAGGAACACAGAACGGGCGGTGGACTTCGAAGAAAAAAGGTCAAGAAAGGCGATGGTTCCTCTCTGGTGGACTCTCTGATAGACGAGATCAGCTCTCTCATGAACGACGAGGAGAAGAAGAAAAAATCCAAGGGACCGGGTTTGATAGACGTCATGGTTACCTCCATAAACATCATGGAGAGCTCCATAACGGAGAACAAGCTTAAGGTGGACTCTCCGGAGCTACTGATCGCACCGAAACTCGGTCATATCCGTTTCATGGAGTTTTTCCGGGCGGAGGAGGCCATGGAGGTCGGTTACAGGGCCGCCATGGACCTCCTGTACTGA